GCAACGAGAAGGCGGTCGGCTCGATCGTCAACAATCTGGTCCTGCAGGGCGTCGAGATCATCACCGACCGCGACGCTCTGGTCCACGTCTCCGGTCATCCCCGTCGCGACGAATTGCGCGACCTGATCGCCTGGACCAGGCCGCCGCTCCTGATCCCCGTCCATGGAGAGGCCCTGCATCTGCACGAGCACGCCAAGCTGGCGCGCGCTGCCGGCGTGCCGCGCGTGCTGGTCTGCCGCAACGGCGACCTCGTCAAGCTCGGCCCCGGCGATCCCGGCATCATTGGCGAGGTGCCGTCGGGCCGTCTGTACAAGGACGGCACGATCCTGGAGGATTCCAAATCCCGCGCGGTGGTCGAGCGTCGGCGCATGGCCTTCTCCGGCTGCGCCTTCGTCGCGATTGCCATGACCGAGCAGGGCGAGCTTGCCGACGATCCCGAGGTGGATCTCGTCGGCATCCCCGAGAAGAACAGGGCGGGCGAGCCCTTCGACGACCTCGTCTTCGATGCCGTGATGTCGACCATCGAGGGACTGCCGAAGGCGCGCCGCCGCGATGCTGACGCTCTCGCCGAGTCGGTGCGACGCGCTGTCCGGGCCGTCATCAACGAACATTGGGGCAAAAAGCCCCCCTGTCTGGTACACGTACTGACAGTCTAAGGGGAGAGAACCATGCTGGGCCGGCTCAACCATGTCGCGATCGCGACCAAGGATGCCGTCAAGGCCGCCAGGATCTATGGCGCGGCGTTCGGTGCCGAGATCTCGGAGGCCGTTCCGCTGCCCGAGCACGGCGTCATCACCGTGTTCGCCACGCTCCCCAACACCAAGATCGAGTTCATTGAGCCGCTCGGCGAGGCCTCGCCGATCGCAAAATTCGTCGAGCGCAATCCCGACGGCGGCATCCACCATGTCTGCTACGAGGTCGTGGATAT
The nucleotide sequence above comes from Bradyrhizobium sp. NDS-1. Encoded proteins:
- the mce gene encoding methylmalonyl-CoA epimerase — its product is MLGRLNHVAIATKDAVKAARIYGAAFGAEISEAVPLPEHGVITVFATLPNTKIEFIEPLGEASPIAKFVERNPDGGIHHVCYEVVDIIASRDTLVKEGARVLGDGVPKIGAHGKPVLFLHPKDFSGALVEIEQA